The Ensifer adhaerens genome contains a region encoding:
- a CDS encoding TetR/AcrR family transcriptional regulator, with protein MGERPTSPHRRTNDPEGLRQRLVDAAYAAFTTRGYHSSALHDLKRDAGVTGGALAHHFPTKKALGLAVIQDRVAEAVESTWIMPVRTAATAADGIQTVFATIISELERNGAVSGCPLNNLALELSREDEAFQAAIEAVFLRWRTAIAEKLRADLRADRIDDFDAEAMATLVVAAYSGAMAMAKASQSVAPLKICGEQLTSIIQNQASQESEV; from the coding sequence ATGGGGGAACGACCGACCTCGCCGCACCGGCGCACGAACGATCCGGAGGGGCTAAGGCAGCGGCTTGTGGATGCGGCCTATGCTGCCTTCACGACGCGTGGCTACCATTCCAGTGCGCTGCATGACTTGAAGCGCGATGCGGGCGTCACGGGTGGAGCGCTTGCCCATCACTTCCCGACCAAGAAGGCCCTTGGCCTTGCCGTCATTCAGGATCGTGTGGCGGAAGCCGTTGAATCGACCTGGATCATGCCGGTCAGAACTGCGGCGACGGCGGCCGATGGCATCCAGACCGTATTTGCAACGATCATTTCCGAACTGGAGCGCAACGGGGCTGTGTCGGGTTGCCCGTTGAACAACCTCGCGCTTGAACTGTCGCGCGAGGACGAGGCCTTCCAAGCCGCGATCGAAGCGGTTTTCTTGCGCTGGAGGACCGCCATCGCCGAGAAGCTGCGGGCAGACCTTCGTGCAGATCGGATCGACGATTTCGACGCTGAGGCGATGGCAACCCTGGTGGTGGCAGCCTATTCCGGTGCGATGGCGATGGCGAAAGCATCCCAGTCCGTGGCTCCCCTGAAGATCTGTGGTGAGCAGTTGACGTCGATCATTCAAAATCAGGCGTCGCAGGAATCCGAGGTTTAA
- a CDS encoding GntR family transcriptional regulator, whose amino-acid sequence MTDIDTDNSPIPERKRGSGVKMVYDLLRDEILDLVLPPGSPIDEVQLAERLKMSRTPIREALVRLAGEGLIDTLPNRSTMVANIDFLNLNPFFDALVLMYRVTTRLAAQNHRPEDLPIIRGFHEDYAAAVQSRDALAMIATNAAFHAAIAEAGRNPYFTSLFRRLLDEGRRILRLYYQSYEEQFPQRFVDEHAEIIAAIAARDIEAADRLGKAHAEQIVEQVQKLFARNNKLDIAL is encoded by the coding sequence ATGACCGATATCGATACCGACAACAGCCCCATCCCCGAACGCAAGCGCGGTTCCGGCGTGAAGATGGTCTATGACCTCCTGCGCGACGAAATCCTCGATCTGGTCCTGCCGCCAGGCAGCCCGATCGACGAGGTGCAGCTAGCAGAGCGGCTGAAGATGTCGCGCACGCCGATCCGCGAGGCGCTGGTGCGGCTCGCGGGCGAAGGGCTGATCGACACCTTGCCGAACCGCTCGACGATGGTGGCGAACATCGACTTCCTCAATCTGAACCCGTTCTTCGACGCGCTGGTGTTGATGTACCGCGTCACGACACGGCTTGCGGCGCAGAACCACCGGCCGGAAGACCTGCCGATCATTCGCGGCTTCCACGAGGATTATGCCGCAGCCGTCCAGTCGCGCGACGCACTGGCGATGATTGCCACCAATGCCGCCTTCCACGCGGCAATCGCCGAGGCCGGCCGCAACCCCTATTTCACCAGCCTGTTCCGCAGGCTGCTGGACGAAGGCCGACGCATTCTGCGGCTCTACTACCAATCCTACGAGGAGCAGTTCCCGCAGCGCTTCGTCGACGAACACGCGGAGATCATCGCGGCGATCGCGGCGCGCGATATCGAGGCCGCGGATCGGCTGGGCAAGGCGCATGCGGAACAGATCGTCGAGCAGGTGCAGAAGCTTTTTGCCCGCAACAACAAGCTCGATATCGCTTTGTAG
- a CDS encoding dihydrodipicolinate synthase family protein: MKAQIFTGVIPALMTPCKEDRTPDFDALVRKGKELIAQGMSAVVYCGSMGDWPLLTDAQRMEGVERLVKAGIPVIVGTGAVNTASAVAHAAHAEKVGAQGLMVIPRVLSRGSVVAAQKNHFKAILSAAPSLPAVIYNSPYYGFATRADLFFALRAEHPNLVGFKEFGGAADMRYAAENITSRDDGVSLMIGVDTAVFHGFVNCGATGAITGIGCVLPKEVIHMCNLSRAAAEGDVDARQRALELEQALAVLSSFDEGPDLVLYFKHMMVLKGDKEYTLHFNESDVLSDSQRGYVETQFKLFNSWYTEWSKLPGAVQKYKA, from the coding sequence ATGAAGGCTCAGATTTTCACCGGCGTCATCCCGGCGCTGATGACCCCCTGCAAGGAAGACCGCACCCCCGATTTCGACGCGCTGGTGCGCAAGGGCAAGGAACTGATTGCTCAAGGCATGTCCGCCGTCGTCTATTGCGGCTCGATGGGTGACTGGCCGCTCTTGACCGACGCGCAGCGCATGGAAGGCGTTGAGCGCCTGGTCAAGGCCGGCATTCCGGTTATCGTCGGCACCGGCGCCGTCAACACCGCTTCGGCCGTTGCCCATGCCGCACACGCCGAGAAGGTCGGCGCGCAGGGCCTGATGGTCATCCCGCGCGTCCTGTCGCGCGGTTCGGTCGTCGCCGCCCAGAAGAACCACTTCAAGGCCATTCTTTCGGCCGCTCCGAGCCTGCCGGCTGTCATCTACAACAGCCCCTACTACGGCTTTGCCACCCGCGCGGACCTGTTCTTCGCGCTGCGCGCCGAACATCCGAACCTCGTCGGCTTCAAGGAATTCGGTGGCGCTGCCGACATGCGCTACGCGGCCGAAAACATCACCAGCCGTGACGATGGCGTCTCGCTGATGATCGGCGTCGACACGGCCGTGTTCCATGGCTTCGTCAACTGCGGCGCAACGGGTGCCATCACCGGCATCGGCTGCGTGCTGCCGAAGGAAGTCATCCACATGTGCAACCTGTCGCGTGCGGCCGCCGAAGGCGATGTCGATGCACGCCAACGCGCACTCGAACTGGAGCAGGCGCTCGCCGTGCTCTCGTCCTTCGACGAAGGTCCGGATCTCGTCCTCTACTTCAAGCACATGATGGTGCTGAAGGGCGACAAGGAATACACGCTGCACTTCAACGAGAGCGACGTGCTTTCGGACAGCCAGCGCGGCTATGTCGAAACCCAGTTCAAGCTGTTCAACAGCTGGTACACCGAGTGGAGCAAGCTCCCGGGCGCCGTCCAGAAGTACAAGGCCTGA
- a CDS encoding NIPSNAP family protein, whose product MHEEQSIARAARDRADAIIELRRYRLRPHARETLIDLFDREFIETQEVEGMSVIGQFRDLDDPDSFVWLRGFSDMPSRAAALNAFYSGPVWAAHRDRANGTMINSDNVLLLRPASPDVGFAPLNAARAQPGAAGGERGLVVATCCYLAPRTEEAFATFFETSVKPHLVQASAIALAALVTERSPNTFPRLPVREGETVFIWFSAFPSLAAYEAHLAALARSETWMTEVVSEMERRTWRQNEVLRLTPTARSLLP is encoded by the coding sequence ATGCATGAGGAGCAATCAATAGCGCGGGCTGCGCGCGACAGAGCCGACGCGATCATTGAACTGCGGCGGTATCGGCTTCGACCGCACGCCCGGGAAACGCTGATCGACTTGTTCGACCGCGAGTTCATTGAAACCCAGGAGGTGGAGGGAATGTCGGTGATAGGGCAGTTCCGCGACCTTGATGATCCCGACAGCTTCGTATGGCTAAGAGGCTTCAGCGACATGCCGTCCCGTGCCGCAGCGCTGAACGCGTTTTATAGCGGGCCTGTTTGGGCCGCTCACCGCGACCGGGCGAACGGCACGATGATCAATTCGGACAATGTTCTGCTTCTGCGGCCGGCATCGCCCGACGTCGGCTTTGCGCCATTAAACGCCGCGCGCGCCCAGCCCGGCGCGGCAGGCGGAGAGCGCGGCCTTGTGGTTGCGACTTGCTGTTATCTCGCACCACGCACGGAGGAGGCATTTGCCACGTTCTTTGAGACCAGTGTGAAGCCACACCTGGTGCAAGCCTCGGCCATCGCGTTGGCCGCCTTGGTCACGGAGCGGAGCCCGAACACGTTTCCGAGACTGCCGGTTCGCGAGGGGGAGACGGTCTTCATCTGGTTCTCCGCATTCCCCAGTTTGGCCGCGTACGAGGCCCACCTGGCCGCGCTCGCGCGCTCCGAGACCTGGATGACAGAAGTCGTTTCGGAGATGGAGCGGCGGACGTGGCGGCAGAACGAGGTCTTGCGCCTAACGCCAACAGCACGATCGTTGCTGCCGTGA
- a CDS encoding Ldh family oxidoreductase, which produces MSETNTLTIAALFTRVEAIFRKAGLNDVQAGALARVIVAGERDACKSHGIYRIEGALRTVKAGKVKPDAVPELDAGEGSAIVKVNAKGGFANPAFELGLPVLAERARTLGVAALVINDCTHFSALWPEVEGLTGEGLAGLVMCPSYATVAPTGGNKPLLGTNPFAFGWPRQGKSPYVFDFATSVAARGEIELHRRAGKPLPEGWAIDAEGNPTTDPEAALAGAMLPFGGHKGSAIGTMVELLAGIMIGDLTSPEVLEYLGTTTLAPFHGELIVAFSPEKFAAGRPGDPFARAEVLFEAIVGQGARLPSQRRFVARAKSEAEGVVLNQAETEQLDRLLALGLDAVA; this is translated from the coding sequence ATGAGCGAGACCAATACTCTGACGATCGCAGCGCTGTTTACGCGCGTCGAGGCAATCTTCCGCAAGGCGGGCCTGAACGACGTCCAGGCAGGCGCGCTTGCGCGCGTCATCGTCGCCGGCGAACGCGATGCCTGCAAGTCGCACGGCATCTACCGCATCGAAGGCGCGTTGCGCACGGTCAAGGCCGGCAAGGTGAAGCCGGATGCGGTGCCTGAACTCGATGCGGGTGAAGGTTCCGCCATCGTCAAGGTCAACGCCAAAGGCGGTTTCGCGAACCCAGCCTTCGAGCTTGGCCTGCCGGTGCTTGCCGAGCGCGCCCGTACGCTCGGCGTCGCCGCCCTCGTCATCAACGACTGCACCCATTTCTCCGCCCTCTGGCCAGAGGTCGAAGGCTTGACCGGTGAAGGCCTTGCCGGCCTCGTCATGTGCCCGAGCTATGCGACGGTTGCGCCGACCGGCGGCAACAAGCCGCTGCTCGGCACCAACCCGTTCGCCTTCGGCTGGCCGCGCCAGGGCAAGTCGCCCTATGTCTTCGACTTTGCGACCTCGGTTGCCGCCCGCGGCGAGATCGAGCTGCACCGCCGCGCCGGCAAGCCTTTGCCCGAGGGCTGGGCGATCGACGCCGAGGGCAATCCGACCACCGATCCGGAAGCGGCGCTCGCCGGCGCCATGCTGCCCTTCGGCGGCCACAAGGGCTCGGCGATCGGCACCATGGTCGAGCTTCTCGCCGGCATCATGATCGGCGACCTCACGAGCCCGGAAGTTCTCGAATACCTCGGCACAACGACGCTTGCACCTTTCCATGGCGAACTGATCGTCGCCTTCTCGCCGGAAAAGTTCGCAGCCGGCCGTCCGGGCGATCCCTTTGCCCGTGCCGAAGTACTGTTCGAGGCGATCGTCGGCCAGGGCGCCCGCCTGCCGTCGCAGCGCCGCTTCGTCGCGCGCGCCAAATCGGAAGCCGAAGGTGTCGTACTCAATCAGGCCGAGACGGAACAGCTCGACCGGCTGCTCGCCCTTGGATTGGATGCCGTCGCGTAA